CACTCGTCCGATAGGCGAACTCGTCGCGTACCCTTACAAGTCGACCGCCACGATCCGCCAAGGCCAGATGAACCGCGTGCGGATGATGGAGGCAAACGAAGCCAAGCTCGTTCGCGACTACTCGGTGCGACTGCCCGCCAGCGCCCAGATCTCCGGTGGTGCCTCGGACCAGCGGATTCGAGCGACGCTTGCGATCAACTTTACCAACGACGAGTCATCGGGACTCGGCTTCCCGCTCCCAGCAGGGGCGGTGAGAGTCTATGAGACGTCCGACGCGGGGACGCCGGACTCCATCGGCGCTGCGGGGATTCCGGACACGCCCAAGAACGCGCGAGCCAGCTTGACGCTGACCAACGTGTTCAACGTGTACGCGCTCCCCAAGTTGGTTCAATCCCAACAAGTCGACAAGCGTCATTTGAGGCGGCGTGTGGAAGTGCACCTGCACAACGAGAAGAAGCGGGCGGTAGACGTGCGGTTGGTGGAGGGCTTCTACAGTGCCTGGAAGATCGAATCCGAGTCCAGCAAGAGCACGAAGCTCGACAGCTCCACGGCCCAGTGGAAGGTTTCCGTGCCCGCCGGCGGGGAAACGGTCGTGAAGTTCTCGGTGCTCTTGGGCTAGCGCAAGGGTGCGGAGTAGTCTGGGTGCGTGCGCATCCTCTATCTGGACATCGACTCTCTGCGGCCCGACCACCTCGGATGCTACGGCTACCCAAGGGCGACGTCGCCGAACATCGACGCACTCGCCGCCCAGGGGATGCGGTTTGAAAACGTCTACGCCTCCGATGTCCCGTGCCTGCCCAGCCGCACCGCGTTCTTTGGCGGGCGATTCGGGACGAAGACCGGAGTGATCAACCACGGGGGGCGGTGCGCAGATCTGACACCGCAGGGCGAGACCCGCGACTTTCGATCGCGGCTGGTCGAATCCTCGCTGGCCTCCCAACTCACGCGATTGGGCTACCGAACCGCGAGCGTGAGCCCTTTCCCACGCCGCCACTCGGCGTACCAGATCTTTTGGGGCTTCCATGAAACGATCGATACAGGAAGGGGTGGATTGGAGAACGCCGACGAAATCTTCCTTCCCGTCGCCGATTGGCTGCATCGCAACGGTGCGTCCGACCACTGGTTCCTCCATGTGAACATGTGGGACCCTCACACCCCCTACGACACGCCAGAGTCGTTCGGCAATCCGTTCGCCGGGGAGCCGCCGGTCCCCTGGCTCACGCCGGCGATCCTCGAGCGTCAGCGCGCGAGTTGCGGTCCCCACTCGGCGCGCGAAGTCCCGCACATTACGCCGGATCTACCAGCTTCCTGGAGGTGGGGCGTCGGAGAGATCGCCTCGCTCGACGACGCGCAGGTGCACTGGGACGGATACGACACCGGCGTGCGTTATAGCGATCACTATATTGGCAAGATCCTCGATGAGTTGGATTCGCTCGGAGTCTTGGAGGAGACCGCCGTCGTGGTCGCGGCGGACCATGGCGAGAACCTTGGAGAGCTGAACGTGTGGGGAGACCACCAGACGGCGGACGAGTTCACGTGCCACATCCCTTGCGTCGTGAGGTGGCCGGGCGTGACGGACCACCGGGCGGGACAAGCAGATTCCGGGTTGCGCTACCACCTGGACCTCGCGGCCACGATCGTGGAACTGGCGGGGCCCGCCGGTGCGGACTCGGTGAGGGACGCCGGCTGGGACGGACGGTCGCTCTTCGAGCCGGGGCGCGACGCGCTGTTCCTCAGCCAGGGGGCGTGGAGCTGCCAGCGCTCGATGCGCTGGGATCGGTGGATCTTGATCCACACCGTCCACACCGGGCTCAAGGAGTTTCCGGAGACGATGCTGTTCGACCTCGACGCCGACCCGCACGAGACGACCAACCGCGCCGCCGAGCACCCGGACCTGGTGCGAGAGGGTCTCGGCCGGATCGAGAGCTGGTTTGCAGACGCGGCGAGCGTATGCCCGCTCGGCGATCCGTTCGACGTGGTGCTCGCGGAGGGCGGCCCGTGCCACGCCAACGAGAAGAGCCCGATGTGGGAGGAGTACTGCAGGCGGTTGGAATCGAGCGGCCGGCAAGGGCACTCCGATTGGTTCCGCACCCACGGGGGGCAGCCGCGGAGCGGTTGGTGAGGCGTGGGAGTGCGCGCGCTTGCGCGTCGCCCTGGTCCCGCCGGACTCGTCCGGCGCTTCCGGGCTCGCGGCGAGCCGCTCGGGTGCAGGGCGACGAGCAAGCTCGCGCACTCCCACGACGCTTGCCCGGCGCTTCCGGGCTCGCGGCGAGCCGCTCGGATTCAGGGCGACGAGCAAGCTCGCGCACTCCCACGCCCTTGCTTTAGAGCGAAATCTCCTGAAAACCGGCAAGCGACCTCAGCTCGACCAGCGACGGCTTGCGTGGGCAACGGATCCGGAGGGTCTCGCCGGCAGGGCAAAGCGCCGGGCAGCCGTCCAAGAGCGGGACGGGCCTCACGTTGAGCGCGTCCGAAGGATCGCTCATGACGAGATCGTACGCCAGCCCCTCGACCTCCACGGCCAACTCCTGATCCGACCAACTCACCCGGTAGCGAGGCGGGGTCCAACGCATCTCCTTCGGCTCGGCCAGGGTCCGAAACGTGCGCGACTCGGGCTCGCCCTCGATCCACGCGCAGACGATCGTGCGGTCGGCCTCGAGCGCGCCGAGGTCCAAGGTGATCGCCGCCACGCGCGTGCCGGGGGCTAGCTCGAGATGGGCCTCCGTGGCGGCCAGGGGCCGCCCGTCCAAGGTGTCCATCGCGGCCGCGGCCACGGTCATCCGGCGCGGCGCAGACCCGTCGTGGGCCACCCGGACCCGGGCCCATCCCTCGTCCACGCGCAGGCACACGATCGTCGGCGCATAGAGGCGGCTCAGTTCGAAGCCCGCGGGTTTGACGATCCCCATGAAATCGCGCACGGCCCAGCTTTGGACGGGCCAGCAATCGTTGAGCTGCCAAATCAGCGAACCCTTGCACGCGTCGTGGGAGCGGTAGTGCTCGATGGCGCACCGTAGGGCGTCGCGCTGGTTGAGCTGGCTGAAGTACACCCACTCCTCGAGCGACTTCGCCTCGGGATAGTGAAGCTGGACGAGGTCGCGGAACGTCTCCCACGCCTTGCCCGTCTTGTCGTGCCAACGGACGGTGGCCGACTCGTGGTGCCACTGCGTGGGTTCGGGCACCACCTCTCGCCATTGGGCCAACGAGCACGAGGACGCGAAGCCGAACTCGCTGCTGAACCGGGCGTCGGACTCGCGGTAGTGCACCCAATCCCCGCGGCCGTGCCACACGTCCCAGTAGTGCTGATCGCCGTAGCCGCCTGCGTTGCAGTCGTTCTGGCCGGGTGGCGACCCGGTCGGGCTCGTCGGGATGTAGGGGCGGTCCGGATCCAACTCCGCCAGCCGTTCGGGCAGGACCTCCTCGTAGAGCGCGAGCCCATGATCGCGTGGCGGGCTCTTCTCGCCTCCCCAACGCCCTTCGACCATCGTCTGGTTCTCGTTGTTGCCGCACCAGATCGCAAGGCTCGTATGGCTGCGCAGGCGGCGGATCGAGGCCCCTGCTTCCACACGGAGCGCCTCTCGGGCCCCCTCGTCGTCCGGGTAGTGGCTGCATGCGAAGGGGAAGTCCTGCCACACGAGGATTCCGTTGAATGTGCACGCTTCGTAGAAGGCGTCGCTCTCGTACAGTCCGCCTCCCCACACCCGCAGCAGGTTGAAGTTCAACGCCGCGCACTGGTCGATCAGGAGCGCGGTCTGACGGTCCGATTCCTGCGAGGGAAAGGCGTGCTGCGGGATCCAGTTGGCGCCGCGCGCCCAGATGCGCCGCCCGTTGACCTCGATCTCGAAGGATTCGCCGAATGGGTCCGGCTCCCGGACGAGGCGAATCGTGCGGAGGCCGACCATGGCGCCGACCCAATCGCCCCCCGGTACCCGTGCCTCGAGGCTGTAGAAGTGCCGGTCCCCCTCGCCGTTCGGCCACCAGAGTCGGGGCGAGGCCACGACGTCGTCCCATTCCCCCCGGGTTTTCGTACCCTCGAAGCGGGTTTCCAACGTCCCCGGGCCCTCCACCACCGATTCGGTCCAGACCCGGAAGCGCCCGTCGCCGAGGGCCTGTTGTCGCACCGAGAACGAGACGAGCCGAGAGTCGAACTCCAGCAGGGACACCGGTTTCCAGATGCCGCAGGAAACGAGGCGGGGACCCCAATCCCAGCCCGACGCGCACTGCATCTTCCGCACGAACGCGCGCTCGTCGAAGATGGCGGTGTCGAGGGGCAAACCCTCCCTTTCAAAGTACGCGGCACGCCGCTCGGCTCCGACGCGCACGGCCGACGCGAACCGCACCTCCAGCGCGTTGCTCCCCTCGCGGAGCCGTTCGCTCACATCGATTTCGAGCGGCACGAACATGTTGTCGTGCCGCCCGATCTCCTCGTCGTTGAGCACGATCGTGCACACCGTGTCGAGCCCCTCGAAGCGCAGCACCCGTCGCGAACCGCGTTCGCGGGGCATCCACTCGAACTCGAGGCGGTACGTCCAATCCTCCTCGTCCACCCACTGGCAGCCGCTTTCGTGCTGGGCCGTGAAGGGGTCGGCGATCACGCCGTTTCGTGCGAGGTCGAGGTGGACGTGGCCCGGAACGATCGCCGGCCGCCAAAGGTCTTTCGGGGCGTGCGGGCGCCAATAGCCCGGTCCCGATGATTCGCGGCGAAAGCGCCAACCGTGGTCGAGCGCGGTGGTGTGCACGTGCCGCAGTAAACCCGAGCGGCTAGTCGGACTTCTTCACCCACTCGCCTCCCTTCTTCTCGTACTTCTCCTTCACGGCCGACCACGCGACCTTGAAGGCGACCTCTTCGGGATCGTCGTCCTTGTTGCGACGCTCGTCGGGGTCGCTGTACTCCTTCACCGCGCTGTTGAACGCCTCCTTGAAGATCTCCTGCGCGTGTTTGGGGAGGTTCTCCCTCACGCGGTCCGGCAACTCCTGAATGCTGCTGTATGGCATGGTCATCGTCTCCTTGGGCGGGGTCGTCTGCCGCGTTGCCCACCCCCTCTCCCGACGCGCTTCGGGAGGTCTCGGTCCCCCCTCTAGCGCCTTTCCTACGCGCCTGCCGGCGGCGAACTGGGCGCAGGTTGGCGAAGGGAAGGGGGGATCGCGCATAATCCGAGGTGGCATGCAACCCACGGACGTTGGGAATCCGGAGTATTACCATCGCGTCGTCGATTGCCAATGGGCGTGTCCGGCGCACACCAACGTTCCGGAGTACATCCGCCTGATCGCCCAAGGGCGTTTCGACGATGCGTACATCGTCAACCGCGAGTCCAACGTCTTCCCGGGAATCCTCGGCCGGACGTGCGACCGCCCGTGCGAACCCGCGTGCCGGCGCACGCGCGTCGACGGCAAACCCGTGGCGATCTGCCGCCTCAAGCGCGTCGCCGCGGACAACAAGCAGGACATTCGCGATCGGCTCCCCAAGGCGCCCGAGAAGAAGAACGGCAAGAAGATCGCGCTGATCGGCGCGGGCCCCGCGTCGCTCACTGTCGCCAACGACCTGATGCCGCTCGGCTACGAAGTGACTCTGTTCGAGGCCGGACCCAAGCCCGGCGGCCTGATGCGGGTCAACATTCCTGCCTTCCGCCTTCCCGCCGAGGTGCTCGACGAGGAGATCGGTTACATCCTCGACATGGGTGTGGACATTCGCTACAACACGCCGGTCAAGAGCCTCAAGGCGCTCCTGGACTCGGACGAGTACGACGCGGTGTTCGTCGGCAGCGGTGCCCCGAAAGGCAAGGAACTCGACATTCCGGGCCGCCACGATTCGGACCAAGTGTTCATCGGGATCGAATGGCTCGAGTCGATCCACTTCGGCCACGTGGACTCGGTGGGCGAGCGGGTGATCATCATCGGGGTGGGCAACACGGCGATGGACTGCTGCCGCTCGGCCAAGCGCCTCGGTGCCAAAGACGTCAAGGTCATCGCGCGCAAGACGCGCAAGTACTTCAAAGCCTCGCCCTGGGAGCTGGAGGACGCCGAGGAGGAGCACGTCGAGATCCTCGAGAACAAGTCGCCGGTCCAGTTCCTGGTCGAGAACGGCACGCTGGTCGGCATGGAGTTCGAGAAGTTCTCGTCGGTCGAACTCGACGGCAAACTGGTGCAGGAGCCCCTCGGCCACGTGGAAATCCCTTGCGACACGGTGATCCTCGCGATCGGCCAGGAGAACGCCTTCCCGTGGATCGAGCGCGACATCGGCCTCGAGTTCAACAAGTGGGATATGCCCGTGGTC
This is a stretch of genomic DNA from Fimbriimonadaceae bacterium. It encodes these proteins:
- a CDS encoding sulfatase-like hydrolase/transferase → MRILYLDIDSLRPDHLGCYGYPRATSPNIDALAAQGMRFENVYASDVPCLPSRTAFFGGRFGTKTGVINHGGRCADLTPQGETRDFRSRLVESSLASQLTRLGYRTASVSPFPRRHSAYQIFWGFHETIDTGRGGLENADEIFLPVADWLHRNGASDHWFLHVNMWDPHTPYDTPESFGNPFAGEPPVPWLTPAILERQRASCGPHSAREVPHITPDLPASWRWGVGEIASLDDAQVHWDGYDTGVRYSDHYIGKILDELDSLGVLEETAVVVAADHGENLGELNVWGDHQTADEFTCHIPCVVRWPGVTDHRAGQADSGLRYHLDLAATIVELAGPAGADSVRDAGWDGRSLFEPGRDALFLSQGAWSCQRSMRWDRWILIHTVHTGLKEFPETMLFDLDADPHETTNRAAEHPDLVREGLGRIESWFADAASVCPLGDPFDVVLAEGGPCHANEKSPMWEEYCRRLESSGRQGHSDWFRTHGGQPRSGW
- a CDS encoding ChaB family protein — encoded protein: MPYSSIQELPDRVRENLPKHAQEIFKEAFNSAVKEYSDPDERRNKDDDPEEVAFKVAWSAVKEKYEKKGGEWVKKSD
- a CDS encoding FAD-dependent oxidoreductase; this encodes MQPTDVGNPEYYHRVVDCQWACPAHTNVPEYIRLIAQGRFDDAYIVNRESNVFPGILGRTCDRPCEPACRRTRVDGKPVAICRLKRVAADNKQDIRDRLPKAPEKKNGKKIALIGAGPASLTVANDLMPLGYEVTLFEAGPKPGGLMRVNIPAFRLPAEVLDEEIGYILDMGVDIRYNTPVKSLKALLDSDEYDAVFVGSGAPKGKELDIPGRHDSDQVFIGIEWLESIHFGHVDSVGERVIIIGVGNTAMDCCRSAKRLGAKDVKVIARKTRKYFKASPWELEDAEEEHVEILENKSPVQFLVENGTLVGMEFEKFSSVELDGKLVQEPLGHVEIPCDTVILAIGQENAFPWIERDIGLEFNKWDMPVVDETTHMSTRAGVFFGGDAAFGPKNIIWAVEHGHQAAISIHQYCSGRAVTERPPHGSTLASTKMGLHEWAYSNDYAPVMRQKMTHVSMPQRFSNMTIEVEEGFTPEQTRAEVQRCLNCDVETHFTASLCIECDACIDICPTDCLTITENADEMDLRAKLTAPAEVLEQALYVSKDLKQTGRVMVKDENLCLHCGLCAERCPTYAWDMRKFVLHLPYAGRPVPESTLRVVEPAPVS